Proteins encoded by one window of Drosophila melanogaster chromosome X:
- the Flad1 gene encoding flavin adenine dinucleotide synthetase 1, isoform B, whose translation MNECRKNITNITNITANNSILCAKSISKKHLFLEKRSMSDRSENSKDVAKGQDISNPMELTAEDRLAIEERQNKAFAFFAETLQIYGVEELIFCFNGGKDCTVLLDLLMRYLRQENISSGDIPMLYIKSGDSFPEIDEFVERCVRNYRVQLVQYEGTLKEALTHMSSDMPRIKAVFVGSRNTDPYCQHLAPMQPTDNDWPPMMRLNPLLEWSYHDVWHYIHLNSVPYCSLYDRGYTSIGNRANTVPNPHLRRTDAECECGSNSDAVCSCDLGGYRPAWELQDATMERAGRLPRK comes from the exons ATGAACGAATGCCGGAAGAACATCACAAACATCACAAACATTACAGCGAACAACAGCATTCTATGCGCAAAGAGCATTAGCAAAAAGCATTTGTTTCTAGAGAAACGGAGCATGTCGGATCGTTCGGAGAACTCCAAGGATGTGGCAAAGGGACAGGATATATCAAATCCAATGGAACTAACAGCCGAGGATCGACTGGCCATTGAGGAGCGGCAAAATAAAGCGTTCGCCTTCTTCGCCGAAACCCTGCAAATCTACGGCGTCGAGGAGCTAATTTTCTGTTTCAACGGCGGCAAGGATTGCACCGTGCTGCTCGATCTCCTTATGCGTTACCTGCGCCAGGAGAACATCTCCAGCGGCGACATTCCCATGCTGTACATTAAATCCGGCGATTCGTTTCCGGAAATCGATGAGTTCGTCGAGCGTTGCGTACGCAACTACCGCGTCCAGTTGGTTCAGTACGAGGGTACGCTCAAGGAGGCACTCACCCACATGTCGTCGGACATGCCGCGGATCAAGGCCGTCTTCGTGGGCAGCCGCAACACGGATCCCTACTGCCAGCATCTGGCGCCCATGCAG cccaCGGACAACGACTGGCCGCCGATGATGCGCCTGAATCCGCTGCTGGAGTGGAGCTACCACGACGTCTGGCACTACATCCACTTGAACTCGGTGCCCTATTGCAGCCTGTACGATCGGGGCTACACCTCGATCGGGAATCGTGCGAACACAGTGCCTAATCCGCACCTCCGACGCACCGATGCCGAGTGTGAATGTGGTTCTAATTCCGATGCCGTCTGCTCCTGCGATCTGGGTGGCTATCGGCCCGCCTGGGAGCTCCAGGATGCCACCATGGAGCGTGCTGGTCGCCTGCCCAGGAAGTAG
- the Flad1 gene encoding flavin adenine dinucleotide synthetase 1, isoform A — MSYWRVTSSFLLARARPRLPQTLRPLSTMNECRKNITNITNITANNSILCAKSISKKHLFLEKRSMSDRSENSKDVAKGQDISNPMELTAEDRLAIEERQNKAFAFFAETLQIYGVEELIFCFNGGKDCTVLLDLLMRYLRQENISSGDIPMLYIKSGDSFPEIDEFVERCVRNYRVQLVQYEGTLKEALTHMSSDMPRIKAVFVGSRNTDPYCQHLAPMQPTDNDWPPMMRLNPLLEWSYHDVWHYIHLNSVPYCSLYDRGYTSIGNRANTVPNPHLRRTDAECECGSNSDAVCSCDLGGYRPAWELQDATMERAGRLPRK; from the exons ATGAGCTATTGG CGTGTGACGTCATCGTTTTTGCTAGCCAGGGCACGGCCACGCCTCCCACAAACATTACGCCCACTGAGCACCATGAACGAATGCCGGAAGAACATCACAAACATCACAAACATTACAGCGAACAACAGCATTCTATGCGCAAAGAGCATTAGCAAAAAGCATTTGTTTCTAGAGAAACGGAGCATGTCGGATCGTTCGGAGAACTCCAAGGATGTGGCAAAGGGACAGGATATATCAAATCCAATGGAACTAACAGCCGAGGATCGACTGGCCATTGAGGAGCGGCAAAATAAAGCGTTCGCCTTCTTCGCCGAAACCCTGCAAATCTACGGCGTCGAGGAGCTAATTTTCTGTTTCAACGGCGGCAAGGATTGCACCGTGCTGCTCGATCTCCTTATGCGTTACCTGCGCCAGGAGAACATCTCCAGCGGCGACATTCCCATGCTGTACATTAAATCCGGCGATTCGTTTCCGGAAATCGATGAGTTCGTCGAGCGTTGCGTACGCAACTACCGCGTCCAGTTGGTTCAGTACGAGGGTACGCTCAAGGAGGCACTCACCCACATGTCGTCGGACATGCCGCGGATCAAGGCCGTCTTCGTGGGCAGCCGCAACACGGATCCCTACTGCCAGCATCTGGCGCCCATGCAG cccaCGGACAACGACTGGCCGCCGATGATGCGCCTGAATCCGCTGCTGGAGTGGAGCTACCACGACGTCTGGCACTACATCCACTTGAACTCGGTGCCCTATTGCAGCCTGTACGATCGGGGCTACACCTCGATCGGGAATCGTGCGAACACAGTGCCTAATCCGCACCTCCGACGCACCGATGCCGAGTGTGAATGTGGTTCTAATTCCGATGCCGTCTGCTCCTGCGATCTGGGTGGCTATCGGCCCGCCTGGGAGCTCCAGGATGCCACCATGGAGCGTGCTGGTCGCCTGCCCAGGAAGTAG